A genomic segment from Dechloromonas denitrificans encodes:
- a CDS encoding shikimate kinase, translating to MGAGKTTVGRQLARRLGRPFYDSDHEIVERTGVPIPTIFEIEGEEGFRRREAQTIAELCEQSNVVMATGGGVVLNPENRRCLHDSGWVVYLNVPPAMLYERTKHDRNRPLLRVPDPLARLEELHTLRDPLYRDAAHLVVEGSHLVAAGIVQHLLREYTRLCKT from the coding sequence ATGGGGGCCGGAAAGACGACCGTGGGGCGGCAGTTGGCCCGGCGTCTTGGGCGTCCGTTCTATGACTCGGACCACGAAATTGTCGAGCGTACAGGCGTTCCTATCCCCACTATTTTTGAAATCGAGGGCGAAGAAGGTTTTCGCCGTCGTGAGGCACAGACCATCGCCGAGCTCTGTGAGCAATCCAATGTAGTCATGGCAACCGGAGGCGGGGTTGTGTTGAATCCCGAAAATCGTCGCTGTTTGCATGACTCAGGTTGGGTGGTTTACCTGAACGTTCCTCCCGCCATGCTCTATGAGCGCACCAAGCACGACAGGAACCGGCCGTTATTGCGGGTCCCTGATCCCTTGGCGCGCCTGGAGGAACTTCACACGCTTCGTGATCCCCTTTATCGTGATGCGGCACATCTGGTTGTCGAGGGGTCGCATCTGGTTGCTGCCGGAATTGTTCAGCATTTACTGCGAGAGTACACCCGTTTATGCAAGACCTGA
- the aroB gene encoding 3-dehydroquinate synthase — protein MQDLTHTLNVALDERAYSIHIGCGVLSRPELLLPHIKQKKAVIVSNTTVAPLYLGMLRSTLENAGISVLPVVLPDGEAFKNWETLNLVFDALLGAHCERNTMLIALGGGVIGDMGGFAASCYQRGMPFIQVPTTLLSLVDSSVGGKTAINHPLGKNMIGAFYQPKLVLADISTLDTLPDRELKAGLAEVIKYGLIRDGEFFVWLESNIEKLMARDKDALAFAVHRSCANKAEVVVADERETGERALLNLGHTFGHAIETGLGYGEWLHGEAVAAGTLIAAELSRLLGWLTAEDVSRIEKLFVRAGLPVVGPALGAGRYLELMRHDKKVLDGKLRLVLLEKIGRAVMSDVATESQIIAAIESRST, from the coding sequence ATGCAAGACCTGACGCATACGTTGAATGTCGCTCTGGATGAGCGCGCCTATTCGATTCACATTGGTTGTGGCGTACTGTCCAGGCCGGAGTTGCTGCTGCCGCACATCAAGCAAAAAAAGGCGGTAATCGTCAGTAACACGACCGTCGCGCCGCTCTATCTTGGAATGCTGCGGTCTACGCTTGAAAATGCGGGTATTTCGGTATTGCCCGTTGTCTTGCCCGACGGTGAGGCATTCAAAAACTGGGAAACATTGAACCTGGTTTTTGATGCGCTGCTCGGGGCGCATTGCGAACGAAATACGATGCTGATTGCGTTGGGTGGCGGCGTCATCGGTGACATGGGTGGCTTTGCAGCATCTTGTTACCAACGCGGCATGCCTTTCATCCAGGTACCAACCACACTCCTTTCGCTGGTTGATTCATCGGTCGGCGGCAAAACTGCGATCAATCATCCGCTGGGCAAAAACATGATCGGGGCGTTTTACCAGCCCAAGCTGGTTTTGGCCGATATTTCAACGCTGGATACGCTCCCCGATCGGGAATTAAAGGCCGGCTTGGCCGAGGTAATCAAGTATGGCCTGATTCGTGATGGCGAATTTTTTGTCTGGCTTGAAAGCAACATCGAGAAACTGATGGCGCGTGATAAGGATGCGCTGGCTTTTGCGGTGCATCGCTCGTGTGCCAACAAGGCGGAAGTGGTTGTGGCGGACGAACGTGAAACCGGCGAGCGTGCATTGCTCAACTTGGGACACACCTTCGGTCATGCCATCGAAACCGGCCTGGGATACGGCGAGTGGTTGCACGGAGAGGCTGTTGCTGCCGGCACGTTAATTGCTGCTGAGCTTTCTCGTCTGCTCGGGTGGTTGACCGCGGAAGATGTTTCTCGAATTGAAAAACTGTTTGTGCGGGCTGGTTTGCCTGTTGTGGGGCCTGCGCTGGGGGCTGGGCGCTACCTTGAATTGATGCGGCACGACAAAAAAGTGCTGGACGGCAAGCTGCGGCTTGTTTTGCTGGAAAAAATAGGGCGCGCGGTGATGTCTGATGTGGCTACCGAATCCCAGATCATTGCTGCCATCGAGTCACGCAGCACCTGA